Proteins found in one Ananas comosus cultivar F153 unplaced genomic scaffold, ASM154086v1, whole genome shotgun sequence genomic segment:
- the LOC109706422 gene encoding probable linoleate 9S-lipoxygenase 5: MQNLENILDSRMQNLENILDLINGRVKGTVPVKGTVVLMRKNVLDFNDFSASVIDNISELLLGREVSLQLVSATVGDPNNRNRGVVGQAAYLEKNTSSLPSLAAGESKYNVTFQWDAKTGIPGAVIVKNHHTFQFYLKTLTIDDFPGKGRIVFVCNSWVYPADKYSYDRTYFRANTPAPLLPYRDDELYHLKGDYVTGQLQEWDRVYNYAYYNDLGNPDRSPALARPVLGGSAEYPYPRRGKTGRPPTNIDPNSESQLPLLSLDIYVPRDERFGHLKMADFLTYALKAVPQSILPLLESISNATPFKFDSFDDVLKLYDGGIPVPKISLFDELREKNPIEMIEELLHTKGNQRLRKLPKPQVIQADEWAWRTDEEFTREMLAGVNPLIINRLDVFPPVSKLDPSKYGNQNSTITAAHIQNNLDGSTIDQALKDNRLFILDHHDTLIPYLNRINSTGNKIYASRTLLFLKEDSTLKPLAIELSLPSPDGEQHGAVSNVYTPSENGVEGAIWQLAKAYATVNDSGVHQLISHWLNTHATMEPFVIATNRQLSALHPINKLLSPHYRDTMNINALARQILNNAGGILELTVFPARYAMEMSSFVYKSWNFMEEALPADLIKRGILVGDGEHPDKQQLLIKDYPYAVDGLAIWHAIETWVSDYCSIYYPSDAAVQADAELQAWWKEVREVGHGDKKDEPWWPQMQAVSELTHACTTVIWVASALHAAVNFGQYPYAGYLPNRPTISRRFMPEPGSADYEELKTNPDKVFLRTVPSELETILGVSLIEILSTHSSDEVYLGQRDTPEWTADQSALQAFERFKARLAQIEADIVKRNGDPSLKNRNGPVKMPYTLLYPTSTVGITGKGIPNSVSI, translated from the exons ATGCAGAACCTCGAGAACATCTTGGACTCAAGGATGCAGAACCTCGAGAACATCCTGGACTTGATCAACGGCCGCGTGAAGGGCACGGTGCCGGTGAAGGGCACGGTGGTGCTGATGCGCAAGAACGTCCTCGACTTCAACGACTTCAGCGCGTCCGTCATCGACAACATCAGTGAGCTGCTCCTCGGCCGGGAGGTCTCCCTCCAGCTCGTCAGCGCCACCGTCGGCGATCCCA ATAACAGGAATCGGGGAGTGGTGGGGCAGGCGGCGTATTTGGAGAAGAACACTAGCTCGTTGCCGTCGCTGGCGGCAGGGGAGTCGAAGTACAACGTGACGTTCCAGTGGGATGCGAAGACCGGAATACCCGGGGCGGTGATCGTGAAGAACCATCACACCTTCCAGTTCTACCTCAAGACGCTCACCATCGATGATTTCCCGGGCAAGGGCCGGATAGTTTTCGTCTGCAACTCCTGGGTCTACCCGGCCGACAAGTACAGCTACGACCGC ACGTATTTTCGCGCAAACACACCGGCACCTCTGCTGCCATACCGAGACGACGAGCTCTACCACCTTAAGGGAGATTATGTAACCGGGCAACTGCAAGAATGGGACCGTGTTTACAACTACGCCTACTACAATGATCTTGGGAATCCCGACAGGAGTCCGGCGTTAGCTCGCCCTGTTCTCGGTGGTTCCGCAGAGTACCCCTATCCACGGAGGGGAAAGACTGGTCGCCCACCCACCAATATAG ATCCCAACTCAGAGAGCCAACTGCCGTTGTTGAGCTTGGACATATACGTGCCCCGCGACGAGCGGTTTGGGCATCTCAAAATGGCCGATTTCCTCACGTACGCTCTCAAGGCTGTCCCTCAGTCTATACTTCCGCTATTGGAGTCCATCAGCAATGCTACACCGTTCAAGTTCGACTCGTTCGACGATGTGCTGAAACTGTACGATGGCGGCATCCCGGTTCCCAAAATCTCTTTGTTCGACGAGCTCAGGGAGAAGAACCCCATAGAGATGATCGAGGAGTTGCTCCACACCAAAGGCAACCAGCGGTTAAGGAAGCTCCCCAAGCCACAAGTCATTCAAG CTGACGAGTGGGCCTGGCGAACTGACGAAGAATTCACGCGGGAAATGCTTGCTGGAGTGAATCCTCTCATCATCAATCGGCTTGACGTGTTCCCGCCGGTCAGCAAACTCGATCCCAGCAAATACGGAAATCAGAACAGCACCATAACAGCAGCCCATATTCAGAACAACTTGGATGGATCGACAATAGATCAG GCATTGAAGGATAACAGATTATTCATCTTGGATCACCATGATACACTAATTCCTTATCTGAATCGCATTAATTCTACGGGAAACAAGATTTACGCATCAAGAACGCTCTTGTTTCTAAAAGAGGACTCGACTCTCAAGCCATTAGCGATTGAACTCAGCTTGCCCAGCCCCGACGGGGAGCAACACGGTGCCGTCAGCAATGTGTACACACCATCAGAAAATGGCGTCGAAGGAGCCATTTGGCAGCTCGCTAAAGCCTATGCCACAGTAAACGACTCCGGCGTCCACCAGCTCATTAGCCACTG GTTGAACACCCACGCGACGATGGAACCGTTTGTCATTGCGACGAACCGGCAACTAAGCGCGCTTCACCCAATCAACAAGCTCCTAAGCCCGCACTATCGCGACACGATGAATATCAATGCCTTGGCCCGCCAGATACTCAACAATGCTGGAGGAATCCTCGAGCTGACCGTCTTCCCTGCGCGGTACGCCATGGAGATGTCTTCTTTTGTCTACAAAAGCTGGAACTTCATGGAGGAAGCTCTCCCTGCCGATCTCATCAAGAG AGGAATTCTGGTCGGCGACGGCGAGCACCCCGACAAGCAGCAACTACTGATCAAGGACTATCCATATGCTGTCGACGGACTCGCAATTTGGCACGCGATCGAGACTTGGGTGTCCGACTATTGCTCCATTTACTACCCGAGCGATGCGGCGGTCCAAGCGGACGCCGAGCTGCAGGCGTGGTGGAAGGAAGTGCGTGAGGTCGGGCACGGCGACAAGAAGGATGAGCCTTGGTGGCCCCAGATGCAGGCGGTCTCAGAACTGACCCACGCATGCACGACCGTCATCTGGGTCGCATCCGCCCTCCACGCGGCCGTCAACTTTGGGCAGTACCCTTACGCAGGATACCTGCCCAACCGTCCCACAATCAGCCGGCGCTTCATGCCGGAGCCGGGGTCAGCGGATTACGAGGAGCTGAAGACGAATCCGGATAAGGTGTTCCTACGGACCGTCCCCAGCGAGCTGGAGACGATTCTCGGCGTGTCGCTGATCGAAATTCTGTCGACGCACTCGTCTGATGAAGTGTACTTAGGCCAGCGCGACACGCCGGAGTGGACCGCCGACCAGAGCGCGCTGCAGGCGTTCGAGCGGTTCAAGGCAAGGCTGGCGCAGATCGAGGCGGACATCGTCAAGCGGAACGGCGATCCGAGCCTCAAGAACCGGAACGGGCCGGTGAAGATGCCGTACACACTGCTTTACCCGACCAGTACGGTCGGGATCACGGGGAAGGGAATTCCGAATAGTGTATCGATTTGA